The following is a genomic window from Bacillus carboniphilus.
TCAACCAATAAATAAAAGCCTATCATAGAGAGATAGGCTTCTATTTATGAACGGCTTTTTTTACAAAAAGTGAGACAAAATTGGCTCTATAAATGAAGAGTAAGTATGTTTCGCATAGAAGAAGTATAATGGCAAGTACAAGAAGCGAATGATCATGAAGTAGGTGCAACAAGAAGATGTTTGCAATCAATGGGGCCAAAATTGCTAATGCCAGAGGGACAAAGCGATTTATTAGTAGTAAGCACCCACATATGATTTCCAAAGATTTTTCTAAGACTAATAGATAAGGAAGCTGAAATACCTGCATGGCTTCATCACTGGTAGCAATATAAGGATCAAGATTAAATATGACAAAGTATCCATTAATACCCGCAACAAGAAAAATAAAGCCTAAAATATAACGTGGTAAAGCTTTCATCCAACTTTTCATTTAATCCCCCCTATAAAATCCCTTTATTTAGATTATACAAAACAATATATAATCTTTGTGCTTGAAGCTTCTAAAATATTCTAATTTTCATAAAAAATGGTTTACAAAGGGAACGTGCGTTTGTAATATAGAGATAATTAGATAAATGGAGGGTCATTTCATGTCGGTAAACGTTGTTAAACATGAAGAATTAAAGTTAATCGGGATTCCATGTGTAAGTTTGAAAGAGATGGCAACTAAATATAAAAATGCAAAAGAGGGGTTACTCTCTGCTACAAAACATATGGAAAATATCATAAACCCTAACATTCACTACGGAATTTGGCCAACAAGTGAAGTGCAAAAAAACCCAGATACACATGTGTACATTCTTTGTGTTGAAGTATCTACATTCGATGGGGTACCGGAATGGTTTTTCAAGACAACTCTAGCTCCACAAGAATGTATTGTCGCAGTAGACAATAGTGATCGTTGCTTCGATAATGCTGGTGAAAAAATTCAGCAGTTTAAAGAAGAGAATCAAGTTCAAGTGTCCGCAGAAGAAAGAACGTATACGATTTGTGAAAAGTATGAGTACGAAGGGGAAGGGTATTCTCGCTATTCTTTGCCTATTGTCCCACAAACACAAACCGCTTCCAACAAATAGTAGGAGCGGTTTTATCTTTTCCGTGTTGGAGAAATAATCTACTGATACAAGTACCTCATTCGTAAGATTTGTGCTATAATTTGGTATATTTCTCTACCAAATTGTCGACTATTAGGAGGATTAGGAGAAACCAATGATCTTAAAGAAAAAAGGTTACATACTGCTCTTAACCACATGGATGTTTACTATTATGTTGGCAGCTTGTGGTTCAACTCAATCTGAAACAGGAGGAAATGACTTGAAAACTATTGAAAACTATCCAACATCTATTGAAGAAAATCCGATTGTAACGGTTACCATGGAAAATGGGGATGAAATGAAAATTGAACTGTATCCAAAGGTTGCACCAAATACAGTTGCCAATTTCATTTCTTTAATTGAAAAAGGATTCTATAACGGTGTCATTTTTCACCGTGTTATTCCTGGGTTTATGATCCAAGGTGGAGACCCTAACGGAAATGGAACTGGTGGCCCTGACTACTCCATTAAAGGCGAATTCAGTTCAAATGGATTTGAGAATAACCTAAAGCATGACCGTGGAGTATTATCAATGGCTCGTACAATGGTTCCTGATTCTGCAGGTTCTCAATTTTTCATCATGGTAAAGAATTCTCCACACTTAGACGGTCAATATGCTGCCTTCGGAAAAGTCATTGAGGGAATGGAAGTGGCTGACAACATCGTAGCTGCTAAGAGAGATATGTCAGACAAGCCTTATGAAGATCAAAAAATGAAGACTGTTACAGTGGATACGAAAGGGCTGGATTATCCAGATCCAGAAGTAATTAAATAAGAAAAATTTTAAAATGGGGCAACCACTATAATTTCGTGGTTGCCTCCTTATTTTCAATCATATTTTTATGTCCTCTACGTGCTTATAATAAGAGGACAAATCAACCCATTTATTTTCAGCTTTACGAAGCACATCCAAAACCACTTGAGCTTCGTACCCTTTGGAAAAATCATAGATGTCTGCTGCTTTTCCATGAATGGCATCTATTATATGCTTTAAAATCCATGGATGCTCTGATGGGTGTTCCAATTCTAGTTCCATAAGAGGCTCACCAGTTGAACCAGCCAATAGAGTTCGGAAGTTTTTAAACGTGATGGTCCCTTTTGTTCCGTAGGCTGTAAGCGAAACATTTTCTTCGCCAGCCACGCCACTAACACCATCTATTAAAATCGTTTCTCCTGTTTCAAGTTTCATTCTGGCAATAACATTATTTTCACATTCATCCACGCTTGGGTAATGGACTTCACTTTGGACATGAGTAATTCTTCCAAACATACGTTGAATGGCTTGAATAAGGTGTATTCCTTGTTCAAGTAAGAATCCACCTTGTTCACGTGTGGAGATCCAACTGTTTTGTTGCCATTCAGGTGGCCAGTTTGGATAGTGCATGGTAAGGCTAATTCTCTTTAGGTCACCCAAAAACCCGTCTTTCACCATTTGATGAAACTTTTTTATCGGTGGCAAGTAGTTCTGACCAAAGTGAAGAGCATGGATGACGTTTGTTTGTTCAGCCTTCATCCACATATTTTTAGCTTCTAAAATGGAGTTCGCTAATGGCTTTTCACATAAAACATGAATGCCCTGATCCATTACATCATTTAGGATTTTTTTATGAGTAGCAGGTGGGGTAGCAATGTAGATTAAGTCTAAATCCATTTCTGAAAGCATGTCATGGTGAGAGTGATACCAATGAGGAATATCGTGATGTTTTGCCACTTCTTCTGCAACAGTAGCATTCACATCACAGACAGCAGTAACGGTTATTTCATCTTTTGAATGCAGGAAGGAGATTGGCTTGATTATATTTTTTCCAAATGCACCTAACCCGATGACTCCCATTTTAATTGTTGAACTCATTCACCCAACTCCTTAACTAATGAAATTCATTATCTATTCTATAGAAATACGGTCTATTGAATAGTCTATTTTTGGAAAAATTTATATGTTATAATTAGGATAGAGAGAAAAAACAAGGTCCCTGTCAACAGGCACCTTGTGTTTTTTTGTTTAATGTAGGTCTACTAAATTCTTAGATTCTCCCGTTTGTGAATGGGCCTGTTTTACTAACAAACTTCCTTTTCTTAAGAAATAGAAAGCGATGATGAAAGTTAGAGATGCTCCATAGAAGAGAGCAGGATGGCTCCAGACGTCCATTAGTAACCCGAGAAGTCCTGGGGCAATAATAGCGGAGGCCATTGAAAATAAATAATACAACCCCGTAAAGAAACCAATTCTACTTTTTCCACCCAAATCCGCAACTAAAGGGTAAGCCTGAACGTTAATGAATGACCATGCAATCCCTCCTAAAAATAAAACAATCTGAAGGAGGAGGACCTGGTTACTAATTGGTACAAAAGGTAACAACGGAATAATGATAAAGATAAGAGGAAGTAGTACCAAACCTACTAACATTATTGGTGCCTTTCCCCATTTACTCCCAAGTAAACCAGCTGGAATCGCGAAAAGAACAAATGATAAACTAAAGAATCCCAGTGTAAAACCGGCTGTACTTTCATCCATTTTCAAATGCTCTACTGCATAAATCGTAAACTGAGATTCAATTCCGGTATAACCTATAAAATAAATAAAAATAGCAAGAAGAATAAAGAAGTGACCTCTAAATTCAGGTTTCTTTAATGTTTTTATTCCTTCACGTAACGAATTAGTTGCTTGGCTTTCATCCAATGAATCGCTAGTATTCGAAGCATAAGGTGGTTTTCGATCTACCGTAAAATAGAGCAGGACAAAGGTAATAAATAATAAAAGTCCAGCTACGATAAAAGGGTAAGCGCGGTCCACCCCATATAACTTCGATAATCCAAACAGTGCAACAATAGCTCCCACTCCACCCATAAAATTGATAATTCCATTAGCTGTTGAGCGTTTTTCTGGAGGAGTATGGTCAGGCATTAGAGCAATTACGGGTGCTCGATAGATGGTCATGGCTAGTAAAAACATAATATCTACGGCAATAAGAATCCAAAACGTAATCGTGGAAACAAAAGGGATCAGTATAAATGTAAGAGCTGCTATCGGCATTCCTACCACAAGAAAGGGAAGACGATTCCCAATCCGAGTACTCATTCTGTCTGACCACGCTCCAATTACCGGGATCAAAAGAACAGCTAGTAAATTATCAAGCCCCATTATGGCCCCACGGACAGCCTTACTATCAATATAATCCCCTAGAATGAGTGGCATATAGGCATTATAAAATGTCCAAACAAGCATTAAAGCAAAAAATCCGCTTCCAATCACAAATATTTTAGAATACAAAAATGGTCGTTCCTGTTTCATATAGCACCTCTTAAAAATTTGGATACTTATATATTCGGTTTTCAAAAGGTTTTTTCCTTTAATTTTCCTTACTTGATTCTGGTCGGAAGTACTTTTGGAAGATTCAGAAAAACTATTCAGTATTATATTTGAGATGTGGTACTATAATAGGTATGTATGAATGAATAATCATTCATTATTGAAGGGGGATCACAATGACCAAGACAATTGAGCAGTATTCACTTGAACAGATGATGAGTTTAATTGAGAAAGCGCTGAATGAGAAAAATGAAGCTATACAGGATGTTAACAGTGTTTATCAATTCGATATTAAAGATGAGGATGTTGTAATTTATCAGCTACAACTCAGCAATGGGGTTGCAAAGGTTACAAAAGGGTCCGAGTTAGAAGCCGTATGTACACTTAAAATGTCACTGGGTAGCTTCCGAAAGTTTTTGATTGGCAAACTTAATGGAACTACGGCCTTCATGATGGGGAAACTGAAGATAGACGGTGACCTTGGGAAAGCGATGAAGATAGAGAGTATTTTACGGCAGTATGATATTGAGGAGTATTTATAAAGAGTGGAAAGGGCCAGGGATAGGTCCTTTTTTGTTTTCCTGATTATGTCCATATGCTGGTTATTGTTCTGGCTTTGAAAGGGTTTAGAGAAAACTAGGAAATAAATCTAGTTTATGTTCTGGTTTTAGAATTGGAGGTTACAAACTAGGAGATAAATCCAATTTATGTTCTAATTTTTATACAGGGAGGGGGCAAACCAGGAGATAAATCCAGTTTATGTTCTAGTTTTTAGAGTTGGAGGTTAGAACTAGGAGATAAAAACAGTTTATCCTCTGGTTTTGAAAAAAAGCCCTGGTAATCATTCCATAAATCCAACAAACGCATGAAAAGAGTGGCCAATAGCCGCGGCCACTCTACTTCGTTAACTGATTTCTATCTTCCATTTGCGGAGGTTGTTCTAACCAGCCATTCTTTGCCATAATTTTTCCACCGTCTTGACCAAAGGTTAAAATATCTTTCGCCGTTCCAATCATGGTCAACGGTAAATCACTTCTTAAACTAAAGGTAGTTCCAATGGCATTACTTCCTAAACCGAAGTTACTGAATAAACTCGTGCAATACATCATGAGTTTATCTGAGAAAGGTGCAACCTTCGATGTAGTTGCCTTCGCTCCCCACGTAGCAGGAGGCTGGATGTCACTTTGAAGTAGTATTTTTGTATAATCTGTTACTATTTTTTTGGATAACTCTTTCCCTGCAATAAAATACTTTTTTACATCCGGCTCATTGGCTACCTGTGCAAACCCCGTCATCATTTGCATACCAAAGACATTTGTTTCAATCGCAAAATATATGTATGAAACCTCCACCGTATTTAGCGCTCTTTTATCTGAAAAAAGGTTGAAACCAGACATATAATTTGTACTTTCCGCAAATTCTACCGCTTTTGGCATTGTTACAGCAGGAGAGGGTGATAAGACACGGTGGTCTTGTAAATATTCTACGCATTCGCCATAAATGCTTTGATATAGTCCAGTCAGTTCTTTGTATAAAAGAACAAGATCTTTTCTATAAGACATACTTAAGTGAAGAGTATGTAATCCAGTACCTATTTGCACCAATGTACGAAGGAACATAATATCAAACATGTTATCAAAGAGCTTTGGTACATCTTTATTTACATCCTGTTCCGTAAAGCCTACAGGTATAACAGCTCCTTCACTTGTAAAAAGAACCTTTAGTTTTTCTACTACTTGTACAACCTTTTGATGTGAAGTCGATAAAATTTCACGAGCACGTTCATCATCTGCTTTTTCAATGAAATATTCTAAAATCCTCTGAACCATGGTTTTTTCTTGGTAGGTCATCCACAGTGTAGCTAATTCGCTAGAGCTTAATGGTGTTTTATTCGGCATGTGAAACCTCCTTAGGTGATTCTAGACCATTTATTCCCACATAATTTTATTATGTTTTTTTTACTGACATCCATTCTTCCTTTTTTAAAAAATTATTAGTCATTCTATGATTGATCCAGACCCCCAAATAGATGAATATGTATTTCGGGAGCGAATATATTAGTTTCCATCCGCTGTATTTAATGAGAAGAATCTGTACAAAAACCCATTCTAAACTCCATATAATCAAAATAAAGGCAAAGAAATAGAGTATCATAGTCCGAAACTTATGGTGAAATGGAAACCAATTCAGAAATAATAAACTGGTAATCGAATAGAAAGTGATTCGTACAAAGAAATCGGTGTAGTGGACATCAGGATTCTCCGTGTAATAATAGAGCTCATATTTCCCCTTGAAAATAGCATCCCACACTAACCCGAAATAAAGCACAAAAAAGATAGTACTATATATCCCAATTCCATTGATTTTTTTAGGAGTCCACCAATATAAAATTGAAAGGAGGATAAGAATGATTAGAAATCCGAACATGTAATCCCTCTTTTAATGAGCAAACGAACCCACTTAAGATTTAGTAATAATATGATAAATAATAAAGGGTAAATCGGTGCTGAATACCAGGTACGCCAGCCTTGATAGTTGAAGAGATCGGAGTGGTTGGCGGCAAACCATTCATAGAGTAATGAAAAAATGGTCCAAACAAAAATATAAATGTATTTTTTTAATAGCGAGCTTTTATAAGGAAATAGATTGAGGAATAAAATATTTACCGCTGGATAAATGCCAATCCCAGCAACCAAATCCATATAATGTACACCTGGTTTAAAGTAAGAATAAAGCTTGTACATGCCTCCCAAAATAGAATCTGCTAGTAAGGCGAGGTACAAGGAAAAGAAGGAAGTGACATACATTTCAAGCTTTGTCACTTGTTTTGGGATTTTCCAAATTATTAACCAAAAAATCGTGATGGTAGCTACCATTAAAATCATTCTTAAATCATCCAGTTTATTTTTTTTGATGGTTGTTAAATCATTTTATTCTTTCACATGTAATCGCGTTTTATGTAAAAAGACCTGCTCTCCATGATGGAAGAACAGGTCTAAATTTTATAATAGGCTTGTTAAAAAGAATGTCGCGAGTCCGAAATATATAAATAGAGATAAAATGTCATTAATGGTTGTAATTAGCGGACCCGAGGCAATTGCGGGGTCAATATTTATTTTGTAAAGTAGGATCGGAATAATGGTTCCA
Proteins encoded in this region:
- a CDS encoding CBO0543 family protein; the protein is MFGFLIILILLSILYWWTPKKINGIGIYSTIFFVLYFGLVWDAIFKGKYELYYYTENPDVHYTDFFVRITFYSITSLLFLNWFPFHHKFRTMILYFFAFILIIWSLEWVFVQILLIKYSGWKLIYSLPKYIFIYLGVWINHRMTNNFLKKEEWMSVKKT
- a CDS encoding SCP2 sterol-binding domain-containing protein, whose product is MTKTIEQYSLEQMMSLIEKALNEKNEAIQDVNSVYQFDIKDEDVVIYQLQLSNGVAKVTKGSELEAVCTLKMSLGSFRKFLIGKLNGTTAFMMGKLKIDGDLGKAMKIESILRQYDIEEYL
- a CDS encoding DUF3231 family protein — its product is MPNKTPLSSSELATLWMTYQEKTMVQRILEYFIEKADDERAREILSTSHQKVVQVVEKLKVLFTSEGAVIPVGFTEQDVNKDVPKLFDNMFDIMFLRTLVQIGTGLHTLHLSMSYRKDLVLLYKELTGLYQSIYGECVEYLQDHRVLSPSPAVTMPKAVEFAESTNYMSGFNLFSDKRALNTVEVSYIYFAIETNVFGMQMMTGFAQVANEPDVKKYFIAGKELSKKIVTDYTKILLQSDIQPPATWGAKATTSKVAPFSDKLMMYCTSLFSNFGLGSNAIGTTFSLRSDLPLTMIGTAKDILTFGQDGGKIMAKNGWLEQPPQMEDRNQLTK
- a CDS encoding MFS transporter; the protein is MKQERPFLYSKIFVIGSGFFALMLVWTFYNAYMPLILGDYIDSKAVRGAIMGLDNLLAVLLIPVIGAWSDRMSTRIGNRLPFLVVGMPIAALTFILIPFVSTITFWILIAVDIMFLLAMTIYRAPVIALMPDHTPPEKRSTANGIINFMGGVGAIVALFGLSKLYGVDRAYPFIVAGLLLFITFVLLYFTVDRKPPYASNTSDSLDESQATNSLREGIKTLKKPEFRGHFFILLAIFIYFIGYTGIESQFTIYAVEHLKMDESTAGFTLGFFSLSFVLFAIPAGLLGSKWGKAPIMLVGLVLLPLIFIIIPLLPFVPISNQVLLLQIVLFLGGIAWSFINVQAYPLVADLGGKSRIGFFTGLYYLFSMASAIIAPGLLGLLMDVWSHPALFYGASLTFIIAFYFLRKGSLLVKQAHSQTGESKNLVDLH
- a CDS encoding peptidylprolyl isomerase → MILKKKGYILLLTTWMFTIMLAACGSTQSETGGNDLKTIENYPTSIEENPIVTVTMENGDEMKIELYPKVAPNTVANFISLIEKGFYNGVIFHRVIPGFMIQGGDPNGNGTGGPDYSIKGEFSSNGFENNLKHDRGVLSMARTMVPDSAGSQFFIMVKNSPHLDGQYAAFGKVIEGMEVADNIVAAKRDMSDKPYEDQKMKTVTVDTKGLDYPDPEVIK
- a CDS encoding Gfo/Idh/MocA family oxidoreductase yields the protein MSSTIKMGVIGLGAFGKNIIKPISFLHSKDEITVTAVCDVNATVAEEVAKHHDIPHWYHSHHDMLSEMDLDLIYIATPPATHKKILNDVMDQGIHVLCEKPLANSILEAKNMWMKAEQTNVIHALHFGQNYLPPIKKFHQMVKDGFLGDLKRISLTMHYPNWPPEWQQNSWISTREQGGFLLEQGIHLIQAIQRMFGRITHVQSEVHYPSVDECENNVIARMKLETGETILIDGVSGVAGEENVSLTAYGTKGTITFKNFRTLLAGSTGEPLMELELEHPSEHPWILKHIIDAIHGKAADIYDFSKGYEAQVVLDVLRKAENKWVDLSSYYKHVEDIKI
- a CDS encoding CBO0543 family protein — its product is MILMVATITIFWLIIWKIPKQVTKLEMYVTSFFSLYLALLADSILGGMYKLYSYFKPGVHYMDLVAGIGIYPAVNILFLNLFPYKSSLLKKYIYIFVWTIFSLLYEWFAANHSDLFNYQGWRTWYSAPIYPLLFIILLLNLKWVRLLIKRGITCSDF
- a CDS encoding AraC family transcriptional regulator; its protein translation is MSVNVVKHEELKLIGIPCVSLKEMATKYKNAKEGLLSATKHMENIINPNIHYGIWPTSEVQKNPDTHVYILCVEVSTFDGVPEWFFKTTLAPQECIVAVDNSDRCFDNAGEKIQQFKEENQVQVSAEERTYTICEKYEYEGEGYSRYSLPIVPQTQTASNK